In one Hemiscyllium ocellatum isolate sHemOce1 chromosome 29, sHemOce1.pat.X.cur, whole genome shotgun sequence genomic region, the following are encoded:
- the LOC132829679 gene encoding apolipoprotein A-IV-like, whose protein sequence is MSESVEGSQVQVHGDEVQDAFWDYISQLTNNAKDNIDQIQGSEISDQLRDFLKDNVETVQDYTENIRQKLAPLTDELRLKVTFDSEKLRQTIRHELQDLSRKLAPFADGVHQSLSRNLAEFHRKLTPYNEQLQQQLRNNAEELRQTVAPYTKALQDKLSENAENLRGVLTPYAEQLQLEIQDNVNNLRQKVSVNAREFRRQLDEKVQELRDSLTPYASDVQNKMNQQISEMTQRVVPYAEELQTKLDENVEGLKQRLVPYIAELKVKLNGNLGSMNQNLAPYIEDLNSIINQNIEEFHQNITPYSEELHQIISQNVHEMQERLAPYAEIHQDLQIRLSALWDKFRQNKEN, encoded by the exons ATGTCTGAGTCagttgagg GCTCCCAGGTTCAGGTCCACGGAGATGAGGTCCAAGATGCTTTCTGGGACTACATCAGTcagttgaccaacaatgccaagGACAATATTGACCAGATCCAGGGCTCAGAAATCAGCGATCAGCTCCG TGATTTCCTAAAGGATAATGTGGAGACTGTCCAAGACTACACTGAGAATATCCGCCAGAAACTGGCTCCCCTCACAGACGAGCTGCGTCTGAAGGTGACGTTTGACAGTGAGAAACTTCGGCAGACGATCAGGCACGAGCTGCAGGACCTGAGCAGGAAACTTGCTCCTTTTGCTGATGGAGTCCACCAGAGCCTGAGTAGAAACCTTGCAGAATTCCACCGTAAGCTGACACCTTACAATGAGCAACTCCAACAGCAGCTGAGGAATAATGCTGAGGAACTTCGCCAGACAGTGGCTCCCTACACCAAAGCTCTTCAGGACAAACTGAGCGAGAATGCTGAAAACCTGAGGGGTGTTCTCACTCCCTACGCTGAGCAGCTTCAGCTGGAGATTCAGGACAATGTCAATAATCTCAGGCAGAAGGTGAGTGTAAACGCGAGGGAATTCCGCAGGCAGCTAGATGAGAAAGTGCAGGAGCTCCGCGACAGCCTGACTCCTTACGCCAGTGATGTCCAGAACAAGATGAACCAGCAGATCAGTGAAATGACTCAGAGGGTTGTACCTTACGCTGAGGAGCTGCAGACAAAGCtggatgagaatgtggaaggtCTGAAGCAAAGGCTAGTCCCTTACATTGCAGAGCTGAAAGTGAAACTCAATGGGAACTTGGGAAGCATGAACCAGAATCTGGCTCCATACATTGAAGATCTCAACAGCATTATTAACCAGAACATTGAAGAGTTCCACCAGAACATCACCCCCTATTCAGAGGAGCTGCATCAAATAATTAGTCAGAATGTCCACGAGATGCAAGAGAGACTCGCACCATacgcagaaattcaccaggatcTTCAAATCCGCCTTTCAGCTTTATGGGACAAATTCCGTCAGAACAAGGAGAACTGA